One genomic window of Luteitalea pratensis includes the following:
- a CDS encoding zinc-binding dehydrogenase has translation MSAMKAVVFGGTNQLRIEERPIPVPGTGEAVIRITTTTICGTDVHIVRGEYPVRPGLILGHEPVGVIAALGDGLEPEYRIGQRVIVGAITPCGQCFSCLGGSHAQCGGPLGGWRFGNTIDGAWAEYLRVPDARANLAVIPDSLSDEQVVLLPDIFSTGLSGAESGNVRVGDAVAVFAQGPIGLCATLGAKLRGAALIVGVDAVPERLEMARRFGATHVVNVREQDPVAEIRRLTGGRGVDVAIEALGRQETFENALRSTRPGGTVSSLGVYSGKLVAPYEAIHAGLGDQRIVMTLCPGGKERMRRLLELVAHDRVDLTPLVTHHFAFDDIHEAFEMFSSQRAGVMKIALTPQAVGELVAQRVTARAFRQ, from the coding sequence GTGAGCGCCATGAAGGCAGTTGTCTTTGGTGGCACCAATCAACTGCGCATCGAAGAGCGTCCGATTCCGGTTCCGGGGACGGGCGAGGCGGTCATCCGCATCACGACGACGACGATCTGCGGGACAGACGTCCACATCGTGCGAGGCGAGTATCCGGTGCGTCCCGGGCTGATCCTCGGGCACGAACCCGTCGGCGTGATCGCGGCACTCGGTGACGGGCTGGAGCCCGAATACCGCATCGGTCAACGTGTCATCGTCGGGGCCATCACGCCGTGCGGGCAGTGCTTCAGCTGTCTCGGCGGTTCGCACGCACAGTGCGGAGGTCCGCTGGGCGGATGGCGCTTCGGCAACACCATCGACGGCGCATGGGCCGAGTACCTGCGCGTGCCGGATGCGCGGGCCAACCTCGCGGTGATACCGGACAGCTTGAGTGACGAGCAGGTCGTCCTGCTGCCAGACATCTTCTCGACCGGACTCAGCGGCGCCGAGAGCGGCAATGTGCGCGTGGGTGACGCGGTCGCCGTATTCGCTCAGGGTCCAATCGGCCTGTGCGCGACCTTGGGTGCCAAACTTCGCGGCGCCGCGCTCATTGTCGGTGTCGATGCGGTCCCTGAGCGCCTCGAGATGGCACGCCGCTTCGGTGCGACGCATGTGGTCAATGTGCGCGAGCAGGACCCAGTAGCGGAGATTCGCCGCTTGACGGGCGGCCGCGGCGTCGACGTCGCCATCGAGGCGCTGGGCCGGCAGGAAACGTTCGAGAATGCTTTGCGTTCTACCCGGCCTGGGGGGACGGTCTCGAGCCTCGGTGTGTACTCGGGAAAGCTGGTCGCCCCGTACGAGGCCATTCACGCCGGATTGGGAGACCAGCGGATCGTGATGACGCTGTGCCCGGGTGGCAAGGAGCGCATGCGCCGGTTGCTCGAACTGGTGGCCCACGACCGCGTGGATCTGACGCCGCTGGTGACGCACCATTTCGCGTTCGACGACATTCACGAGGCCTTCGAGATGTTCAGCAGTCAGAGGGCTGGTGTGATGAAAATCGCATTGACACCGCAGGCCGTAGGTGAACTGGTAGCCCAGCGCGTGACTGCTCGTGCGTTCAGGCAGTAG